The following are from one region of the Mangifera indica cultivar Alphonso chromosome 14, CATAS_Mindica_2.1, whole genome shotgun sequence genome:
- the LOC123197046 gene encoding uncharacterized protein At5g23160-like: protein MKNDSRNKFLLCFRPVVDMDLVLETEGGTESSREKQTLKYIAADKYSASENDQCSQVSKNSMVICRPSQKTFSKVIKAVLFETILAKRVHDRKKLSQEDPSKSSSSHSFSMHEKSVNRDNSVDSLNLQGIKTNPALFSQSSMGSSLSSSRSTSTLLSELKRQNQKNNSSLAKRSKKDYMGSSSCLNYAIILVLLSLSFTILWGRLYAILLTSIWLYFVARQSGSRPGDGEVRKLGKRDESRYYKKRIILEGLLQRNHHREISLNLCRENSLFGV from the exons ATGAAGAACGATTCCAGAAATAAGTTTCTGCTTTGTTTTAGGCCTGTCGTTGACATGGACTTGGTGCTTGAGACTGAAGGGGGCACTGAAAGCTCCCGAGAAAAGCagactttaaaatatatagcaGCTGACAAATATTCGGCTTCAGAAAATGATCAGTGCTCACAGGTTTCTAAGAATTCCATGGTGATTTGTCGTCCTTCACAGAAAACTTTCTCGAAGGTGATCAAGGCTGTTCTGTTTGAGACAATATTG GCTAAAAGAGTCCatgatagaaaaaaattgagCCAGGAGGACCCATCTAAGTCATCATCAAGTCATAGTTTTTCGATGCATGAAAAATCAGTGAATCGTGATAATTCAGTTGATTCTCTTAATTTGCAAGGAATCAAAACAAATCCAGCATTGTTTTCTCAATCATCAATGGGGTCATCACTATCGTCATCTCGTTCAACAAGTACTTTACTATCAGAACTAAAGAGACAAAACCAGAAGAATAACAGCAGTCTGGCGAAGCGAAGTAAAAAGGACTACATGGGTAGTTCTTCCTGTTTAAACTATGCCATAATCTTGGTTCTATTAAGTCTCAGTTTTACAATTTTATGGGGCCGGCTTTATGCAATACTTTTGACATCAATCTGGCTTTATTTTGTCGCTCGGCAAAGTGGTTCAAGGCCTGGTGATGGAGAAGTTAGAAAGTTGGGCAAGAGAGATGAGTCTAGATATTACAAGAAGAGGATCATACTGGAAGGGCTGCTACAAAGAAACCACCACAGGGagatttcattaaatttatgtCGTGAAAATTCTCTTTTTGGGGTTTGA